In Collimonas arenae, a single genomic region encodes these proteins:
- a CDS encoding TonB-dependent hemoglobin/transferrin/lactoferrin family receptor, translating to MQPTLRKLPAAVNFAIFAMVTASAPVLAQSTTQPPLLAGNYAANHTFDEISVTATRSETAVSQTPSSISVINAATIEEQQPKDVKDLLRYEPGVTVRRGPYRPTSAATAGGRGGNEGINIRGLEGNRILLMEDGIRLPSSFSFGPLEAGRGDYVQMDMYKRVEILRGPASAMYGSDGLTGAVNFITKDPADFLKIFNKPTYFSIKPTYDSTDGSTSTTAVAAFGGERFEGLLIANKRDGHEVDTKGTRNILGPNRDTANPQNVHGNALLGKLVFKASAQDTFTAAISHQEQKTDSDVLSAITKSTLGLHADDKLERNRYSLAYDFKDSAGRYLQNAHTQLYFQDAKNHQFSYEDRFPTVDRTRDNTYQERTVGGSAQAESNFATGTLQHKLVYGFDVSTARISGLRNGTIPGTGESPFPNKAFPNTDYTLFGSFLQDEIRVSQNGPLSITPGLRFDGYRLTPDENDPAYTGKATKSSGNAVSPRLAVMYEINPALLPYIQYARGFRTPTPDQVNNSFGNPMYGYATIGNPDLKPETSNTFEIGLRGKLTGGNDVLRYSMAAFTGRYSNFISQEIVGGSGRPFIDPTIFQYVNRARARISGAEARIDWQLANGLGVKAGLAYTKGHTEGADGSSTPLDTVNPFMAVFGLRYEPSDLWYGQTDFIYQSTKRRSDMSKQTDFTPPMAFVVDLRGGYNISKNVALYAGIHNLFNRQYWNWSDVRGLADNSTVKDAYTAPGRSFNVGLKFQY from the coding sequence ATGCAACCGACGCTGCGCAAACTGCCTGCGGCCGTCAATTTTGCCATCTTCGCCATGGTCACCGCGTCCGCGCCAGTGCTGGCGCAAAGCACGACCCAGCCGCCGCTGTTGGCCGGTAACTACGCCGCCAACCATACGTTCGATGAGATCTCGGTAACCGCGACCCGTAGCGAAACCGCAGTGTCGCAAACCCCCAGCAGCATCTCAGTCATCAATGCCGCCACCATTGAGGAACAACAACCGAAGGACGTCAAGGATCTGCTGCGCTACGAACCCGGCGTTACTGTCAGGCGCGGGCCTTACCGCCCGACATCGGCGGCGACAGCCGGCGGCCGCGGCGGCAACGAAGGCATCAACATTCGCGGCCTGGAAGGCAACCGTATCCTGCTGATGGAAGACGGCATACGCCTGCCAAGTTCGTTCTCGTTCGGGCCATTGGAAGCCGGTCGCGGCGACTATGTGCAAATGGACATGTACAAGCGCGTGGAAATCCTGCGCGGGCCGGCATCGGCCATGTACGGCAGCGACGGCCTGACCGGTGCGGTCAATTTCATCACCAAGGATCCGGCCGACTTTTTGAAGATTTTCAACAAGCCGACCTATTTCTCGATCAAGCCCACTTACGACTCCACCGATGGCAGCACCTCGACCACCGCCGTTGCTGCGTTCGGCGGCGAGCGCTTTGAAGGCTTGCTGATTGCCAACAAGCGCGACGGCCACGAAGTTGACACCAAGGGCACGCGCAATATCCTCGGTCCTAACCGCGATACTGCGAATCCGCAAAACGTCCATGGCAACGCCCTGCTCGGCAAACTGGTCTTCAAGGCCAGCGCACAGGATACATTCACTGCCGCCATCAGCCACCAGGAACAGAAGACCGACTCGGACGTGCTTTCCGCCATCACCAAAAGCACTCTGGGGTTGCACGCCGACGACAAACTTGAACGCAATCGTTATAGCCTGGCTTACGATTTCAAGGACAGCGCCGGCCGCTATTTGCAGAATGCGCACACCCAGCTTTACTTCCAGGACGCCAAGAACCATCAGTTTTCCTACGAAGACCGGTTCCCCACAGTGGACCGCACGCGCGATAACACCTATCAGGAACGCACCGTCGGCGGCTCGGCGCAAGCAGAAAGCAACTTCGCCACCGGCACGCTGCAACACAAGCTCGTGTATGGTTTCGACGTCAGCACGGCGCGCATCAGCGGCCTGCGCAACGGCACCATTCCGGGTACCGGCGAATCTCCGTTTCCCAACAAGGCTTTCCCGAACACAGACTACACGCTGTTCGGCAGCTTCCTGCAGGACGAAATCCGCGTGTCGCAGAACGGTCCTCTCAGCATCACGCCTGGGCTGCGTTTCGACGGCTACCGCCTAACGCCGGATGAAAACGATCCGGCCTATACCGGCAAGGCAACCAAATCCAGCGGCAATGCAGTATCACCACGACTGGCCGTAATGTACGAAATCAACCCGGCGTTGCTGCCCTATATCCAGTATGCGCGCGGCTTCCGCACACCAACTCCGGACCAGGTCAACAATAGCTTCGGCAATCCGATGTACGGCTACGCCACCATCGGTAATCCAGATCTGAAACCGGAAACCAGCAACACCTTTGAAATTGGCTTACGCGGAAAACTGACCGGCGGCAACGACGTCCTGCGCTACAGCATGGCCGCATTCACTGGGCGCTACAGCAACTTCATTTCGCAGGAAATAGTAGGCGGCAGCGGCCGGCCATTTATCGACCCGACGATCTTCCAATACGTTAACCGCGCCCGCGCCCGCATCAGCGGCGCCGAAGCAAGAATCGATTGGCAACTCGCCAATGGCCTCGGCGTCAAGGCCGGCCTGGCCTATACCAAGGGTCATACCGAGGGCGCCGACGGTAGCAGCACGCCGCTTGATACAGTCAATCCATTCATGGCCGTGTTCGGCTTGCGCTATGAGCCGAGCGATCTCTGGTACGGCCAAACCGACTTTATCTATCAAAGCACCAAGCGCCGCAGCGACATGAGCAAACAGACTGATTTCACACCGCCGATGGCGTTCGTGGTCGATCTGCGCGGCGGCTACAACATCAGCAAGAATGTCGCGCTATATGCCGGCATCCATAACCTGTTCAACCGCCAGTACTGGAACTGGTCTGACGTCCGCGGACTGGCT
- a CDS encoding nucleotidyltransferase family protein has protein sequence MEHLSQLKEMLRADPERRRILTLVDALRLPDCWVAAGFIRNAVWDVLHGRPPSPLSGDVDVIWFDPSQNDATIDLQLEARLKDVDNSIAWSVKNQARMHVRNDDAPYQSSSHAMRFWPETATAVAVRYANNNNNNNNNNNNNNNNNNNIEVAAPFGLKDLYAGVIQPTPRFVGEKHALFEQRMENKEWLARWPLLRRAI, from the coding sequence ATGGAACACCTTAGCCAGTTAAAAGAGATGTTGCGCGCCGATCCGGAACGGCGGCGTATCTTGACGCTAGTGGATGCCTTGCGCCTGCCTGATTGCTGGGTTGCAGCGGGTTTCATCAGGAATGCCGTCTGGGATGTCTTGCACGGACGCCCCCCATCCCCGTTGTCCGGCGACGTAGACGTCATCTGGTTCGATCCAAGCCAGAATGACGCAACTATCGACCTGCAGCTGGAAGCGCGCCTGAAGGATGTAGACAATTCAATCGCCTGGTCTGTAAAAAATCAAGCGCGAATGCATGTGCGCAACGACGACGCACCTTACCAGTCAAGCAGCCACGCGATGCGCTTCTGGCCGGAAACTGCAACTGCGGTAGCAGTCAGGTACGCCAACAACAACAACAACAACAACAACAACAACAACAACAACAACAACAACAACAACAATATCGAAGTCGCCGCACCGTTCGGACTGAAGGACCTGTATGCAGGTGTTATCCAGCCGACGCCTCGCTTCGTCGGAGAGAAACATGCTTTGTTCGAGCAACGCATGGAAAACAAAGAATGGCTTGCACGCTGGCCTTTACTACGACGTGCAATTTGA
- a CDS encoding GNAT family N-acetyltransferase, with the protein MTVAAELTPPIFDFRSAASSDAAAISGLIQQFLHEFAIHPESTGTEKFIESISPEAETRYIADPRYQYIAAFEDKQLAGFIALRDGSHVFHLFVSPAFQRRGLATRLWQMAKAAALSVSKPECFTVNSSPFAMPVYTRFGFKEIGPKTEAHGIHFIPMRLQCMECTCDDGTP; encoded by the coding sequence ATGACCGTAGCTGCTGAGTTGACGCCGCCTATATTTGACTTTCGCTCCGCTGCCAGCAGCGATGCTGCGGCAATCAGCGGCCTGATCCAACAGTTTTTACATGAATTCGCGATCCATCCAGAGAGTACAGGGACCGAAAAATTCATCGAGTCGATCTCACCTGAAGCCGAAACACGTTATATCGCCGACCCGCGCTATCAATATATCGCCGCGTTTGAAGACAAGCAACTGGCTGGCTTCATCGCCCTGCGCGACGGCAGTCATGTCTTTCATTTATTTGTATCCCCGGCGTTCCAGCGCCGCGGTTTAGCTACTCGGCTTTGGCAGATGGCAAAGGCAGCAGCGCTATCCGTTTCAAAACCAGAATGTTTCACCGTGAACTCCTCGCCATTTGCTATGCCTGTGTACACGCGCTTCGGCTTCAAAGAAATCGGCCCGAAAACTGAAGCACATGGCATTCATTTCATTCCCATGCGCCTGCAATGCATGGAATGCACATGTGACGATGGAACACCTTAG
- a CDS encoding MFS transporter, translated as MLGQYKHKLLQLGRPFILVLVSEMATLSALLLGNITIAWWIAQHGGARDLATFGVIVAGASLLAIPLLSPLGDRYPKKRLMAIGFVAIAFESVVLASLAQAHFYHLYVIIACEMIGVCAMAIIIPCIQTIASELVTAEKLSLAMSMQKVSGSLGSIMGPALGGSVIATAGIPSALWVHVALLLIAALAATKLPKALTTNKPAALGLVQWRHELQAGLHAKWHIPLERHWTLVMLVIGVFYAPAIGMMAALRVTSLGLSAFWLGATNMGIMSGMFLGFLGCASFFSRKLGRFHALIGATLLRATALLVVGLTASPLLLATAFFLLGISQSTTQFVGVTHRLLAMPANYRARHASVNTLAWQISSTLGPAVAGMALLHASVAQCYILFGILIALCTIGLALIPKMRAFLSLDHDTATGWYQREYPAAFRNYN; from the coding sequence ATGCTCGGACAATACAAGCACAAGCTATTGCAGCTGGGTCGGCCCTTCATTCTGGTACTGGTGAGCGAGATGGCGACGCTGAGTGCACTCCTGCTCGGCAACATCACTATCGCCTGGTGGATTGCCCAACATGGCGGCGCCCGCGACCTCGCGACCTTTGGCGTGATAGTGGCCGGCGCCAGCTTGCTTGCCATCCCACTGCTCTCCCCTTTAGGCGACCGTTATCCAAAAAAGCGCCTGATGGCGATCGGCTTTGTCGCCATCGCGTTTGAAAGTGTGGTGCTGGCATCGCTGGCGCAAGCGCATTTTTACCACCTGTACGTCATCATCGCCTGCGAGATGATCGGTGTGTGCGCCATGGCGATCATCATCCCATGCATCCAAACCATCGCATCGGAACTGGTCACCGCAGAAAAACTGTCTCTCGCCATGAGCATGCAGAAAGTCAGCGGCTCTCTCGGCAGCATCATGGGCCCGGCGCTTGGCGGCAGCGTGATCGCCACCGCCGGTATCCCCAGCGCGCTCTGGGTGCATGTGGCGCTACTGCTGATCGCGGCGCTTGCCGCCACCAAACTACCCAAGGCTTTGACAACGAACAAACCGGCGGCGCTCGGACTCGTGCAATGGCGGCATGAATTGCAAGCAGGCTTGCACGCCAAATGGCACATACCGCTGGAACGGCACTGGACGCTGGTCATGCTGGTCATCGGCGTATTTTATGCCCCCGCTATCGGCATGATGGCAGCCTTGAGAGTGACTAGCCTGGGACTGTCCGCCTTTTGGCTGGGAGCGACCAACATGGGCATCATGTCCGGCATGTTCCTCGGTTTTCTTGGTTGCGCTTCTTTTTTCTCAAGAAAACTGGGACGCTTTCACGCCCTGATAGGTGCGACTCTACTGCGCGCCACCGCACTTCTGGTAGTAGGCTTGACGGCATCGCCATTGCTGCTGGCAACTGCATTTTTTTTGCTCGGCATCTCACAATCGACCACGCAATTTGTCGGCGTCACGCATCGCTTGCTCGCGATGCCGGCAAATTACCGGGCACGGCATGCCTCGGTCAATACCTTGGCGTGGCAAATTTCATCGACGCTGGGACCAGCGGTGGCAGGCATGGCTTTATTACACGCTTCGGTGGCGCAATGCTACATACTATTCGGCATCTTGATCGCGCTGTGTACGATAGGCCTGGCGCTGATTCCGAAAATGCGCGCCTTCCTCAGTCTCGATCACGATACGGCGACAGGCTGGTATCAACGAGAATACCCAGCCGCATTCCGGAACTATAATTAG
- the moeA gene encoding molybdopterin molybdotransferase MoeA, translated as MNISSRPAQPSLSELTSELTSCVSGYDPQAMPVKQAQAIIHAFITPVGAIEKVALRSALDRVLASDIISPIDVPAHDNSAMDGYAFNSADLRHDADTVLTVAGTAHAGRAYEGTASKGQAIRIMTGALMPVGLDTVIPQEFVHVATGTPATSITIPAAAVRPGANCRLAGEDLKAGTPAICKGRILRPADLGLLASLGIAEIPVRRRLRVAFFSTGDELRSVGEILDPGCVYDSNRYTLYGMLQRLGCDIIDMGVIGDDPVALEAAFRSACENADAIITSGGVSVGDADHTKQMMAQLGDVAFWKIGMRPGRPLAFGRITSGGKQALFFGLPGNPVAVMVSFYFFARDALLQMMGAQAQTLPLMRATAAVNIRKRPGRTEYQRGILSMTDGHWTVRPTAAQGSGILRSMAEANCMIVLAHDQVDVASGDTVEVILFDGLI; from the coding sequence TTGAACATCTCCAGCCGCCCAGCCCAGCCGTCGCTATCAGAACTGACCAGCGAATTGACCAGCTGCGTTTCCGGATACGATCCGCAAGCCATGCCAGTCAAGCAGGCGCAGGCCATCATCCACGCCTTCATCACGCCGGTCGGCGCTATTGAAAAAGTCGCCCTGCGCAGCGCACTGGACCGAGTACTGGCGAGCGATATCATCTCGCCCATCGACGTGCCCGCGCACGACAACTCGGCGATGGACGGCTACGCCTTTAACTCGGCCGACCTGCGCCACGATGCGGATACCGTGCTGACAGTCGCCGGTACCGCTCATGCTGGCCGCGCTTATGAAGGAACCGCGTCCAAGGGCCAGGCAATTCGCATCATGACAGGCGCACTGATGCCGGTTGGCCTGGATACCGTGATTCCGCAAGAATTCGTGCACGTCGCCACGGGCACTCCGGCCACGTCAATTACTATCCCTGCTGCCGCAGTCCGGCCAGGCGCCAATTGCCGCCTGGCCGGCGAAGATCTGAAAGCAGGTACGCCGGCCATATGCAAAGGCCGCATCCTGCGTCCTGCCGATCTCGGTTTGCTGGCCTCCCTGGGTATCGCTGAAATTCCGGTACGGCGACGGTTGCGCGTCGCCTTTTTCTCGACCGGCGACGAATTGCGCTCGGTCGGTGAAATACTGGATCCAGGCTGCGTCTACGATTCCAATCGCTACACCTTGTACGGCATGCTACAACGCCTCGGCTGTGACATCATCGACATGGGAGTAATTGGCGACGACCCGGTCGCACTCGAAGCTGCATTCCGCAGCGCCTGTGAAAACGCCGACGCGATCATCACTTCTGGCGGCGTCTCGGTTGGCGACGCCGATCACACCAAACAAATGATGGCGCAGCTGGGTGATGTCGCTTTCTGGAAAATCGGCATGCGCCCTGGCCGGCCGCTGGCGTTCGGCCGGATTACTTCCGGCGGCAAGCAAGCATTGTTTTTCGGCCTGCCCGGCAACCCCGTGGCAGTGATGGTCTCATTTTATTTTTTTGCACGCGATGCGCTTTTGCAAATGATGGGCGCGCAAGCCCAGACCTTGCCACTCATGCGCGCTACTGCTGCGGTCAATATCCGCAAGCGTCCCGGCCGCACGGAATACCAGCGCGGCATCCTCAGCATGACGGATGGCCATTGGACGGTACGCCCCACCGCCGCCCAGGGTTCCGGTATTTTACGGTCGATGGCGGAAGCCAACTGCATGATCGTGCTGGCGCATGATCAGGTGGACGTAGCCAGCGGCGACACAGTCGAGGTAATATTGTTCGATGGCTTGATCTGA
- the mobA gene encoding molybdenum cofactor guanylyltransferase MobA — protein MGGIDKGLAMLGQQAMAAHVISRLAPQVSTLIINANRNQSSYAAFGHPVWPDEQADFAGPLAGLQTGLRHCMTPYLATAPCDSPYLPLNLVQVLAQAMQHADADLAVATTVDERTKAIQPQPVFMLLKSSLLTDLNDYLEAGGRKIEAWYRRLNYSEALFSDADAFRNINTEEQLQQNATGNDNA, from the coding sequence ATGGGCGGTATCGACAAGGGCCTGGCCATGCTCGGACAGCAAGCCATGGCCGCCCATGTCATATCCCGCCTGGCGCCGCAAGTCAGCACCCTGATCATCAACGCCAACCGCAACCAGAGCAGCTACGCCGCGTTCGGCCATCCCGTCTGGCCGGATGAACAAGCCGATTTCGCAGGCCCGCTAGCCGGCTTGCAAACCGGCCTGCGCCACTGTATGACGCCCTACCTGGCGACAGCGCCTTGCGACTCGCCCTATCTGCCGCTCAATCTGGTGCAAGTCCTGGCGCAAGCCATGCAACATGCCGATGCCGACCTGGCGGTAGCCACTACAGTCGACGAGCGCACCAAGGCAATCCAGCCGCAACCGGTATTCATGCTGCTGAAAAGCAGTTTATTGACCGACCTCAATGACTACCTGGAAGCCGGAGGACGTAAGATAGAGGCATGGTATCGCCGCCTGAACTATAGCGAAGCGCTGTTCAGCGACGCAGACGCCTTTCGCAACATCAATACCGAAGAACAATTGCAGCAGAACGCCACTGGCAACGACAACGCATAA
- the moaA gene encoding GTP 3',8-cyclase MoaA translates to MTKKVIPLIDSRNFLPPTLPSILETPTGLIADELGRPLHDLRISVTDRCNFRCVYCMPRAVFDKDYAFLPHTALLSFEEITRLASLFVAHGVHKIRLTGGEPLLRKHIEKLIAMLSALKTPDGKELDLTLTTNGSLLAKKAQALKDAGLKRVTVSLDALDESIFKRMNDANFPVAEVLHGLDVAHQVGLGPIKVNMVVKRGVNEQEILPMARHFKNTPYILRFIEYMDVGASNGWKMDEVVSSAEVAQLIQTELPMQPVAANYLGETAQRWRYVDGGGEIGLISSVTQAFCHDCSRARLSTEGKLYTCLFASAGHDLRALLRSEGSDREISSVIGQLWRARDDRYSELRTQNTEGLTPSRKKVEMSYIGG, encoded by the coding sequence ATGACTAAAAAAGTCATCCCGCTGATCGATAGCCGCAATTTCTTGCCGCCGACGCTGCCCTCCATACTTGAAACGCCTACCGGCCTGATAGCGGATGAATTAGGCAGGCCGCTGCACGACTTGCGCATCTCAGTGACTGACCGCTGCAACTTCCGCTGCGTCTACTGCATGCCGCGTGCTGTGTTCGACAAGGATTATGCGTTTCTACCGCATACCGCCTTACTGTCATTTGAAGAAATTACCCGTCTGGCTAGCCTGTTCGTCGCCCACGGCGTGCACAAGATCCGCCTGACCGGCGGCGAACCGCTGCTGCGCAAGCACATTGAAAAACTGATCGCCATGCTGAGCGCGCTGAAAACGCCGGATGGCAAAGAACTCGACCTGACTCTGACCACCAACGGTTCGCTGCTGGCTAAAAAGGCGCAGGCACTGAAAGACGCCGGTTTGAAACGCGTCACTGTGTCGCTGGATGCGCTCGACGAATCCATCTTCAAGCGCATGAACGACGCCAATTTCCCGGTAGCCGAGGTGCTGCACGGACTGGATGTGGCGCACCAGGTTGGACTCGGTCCGATCAAGGTCAACATGGTGGTCAAGCGTGGCGTCAACGAACAGGAAATCCTGCCGATGGCGCGTCATTTTAAAAATACGCCGTACATTCTGCGCTTCATCGAATACATGGATGTGGGCGCTTCCAACGGCTGGAAAATGGATGAAGTGGTGTCTTCCGCCGAAGTAGCGCAATTGATCCAGACCGAATTGCCGATGCAGCCGGTCGCCGCCAACTATCTCGGCGAAACGGCGCAGCGCTGGCGCTATGTCGACGGCGGCGGTGAAATCGGCCTCATTTCCAGCGTCACCCAAGCCTTTTGTCACGACTGCTCACGAGCGCGCCTGTCGACTGAAGGTAAGCTGTACACCTGCCTGTTCGCCAGCGCCGGTCACGATCTGCGCGCCTTGCTACGTAGCGAAGGCAGCGACCGTGAAATCTCGAGTGTCATCGGCCAGCTGTGGCGCGCTCGCGATGACCGTTACTCCGAATTGCGCACGCAAAACACCGAAGGATTGACGCCGTCCAGGAAAAAAGTGGAAATGTCATATATCGGCGGCTGA